A genome region from Nocardia sp. NBC_01730 includes the following:
- a CDS encoding methylated-DNA--[protein]-cysteine S-methyltransferase, translated as MVPGRAGATSVPAAAALFDTVIGYCAIGWRGTAVIRFQLPEVSPAATLARITCRRTGRPDEEVREEAATGVVAEAITAIRAHLAGELDDLRWIPLDTSEIPQFHRAVYDVTRAIDPGHTLSYGQVANRVGAPGAAQAVGQALGRNPIPLIIPCHRVLAADHALHGFSAPGGIDTKQQLLAIERTSGFGEPTLF; from the coding sequence ATGGTGCCCGGCCGTGCCGGCGCTACCAGCGTCCCCGCCGCGGCGGCGCTGTTCGACACCGTCATCGGCTACTGCGCGATCGGGTGGCGTGGCACGGCGGTGATCCGATTCCAGCTTCCCGAGGTCAGCCCGGCAGCGACCCTGGCACGTATCACCTGCCGTCGCACCGGACGCCCGGACGAGGAGGTTCGCGAAGAAGCGGCCACCGGCGTGGTAGCCGAGGCCATCACGGCCATCCGTGCCCACCTCGCAGGCGAGCTCGATGACTTGCGCTGGATTCCGTTGGATACCAGTGAAATTCCGCAGTTCCACCGCGCCGTCTACGACGTGACACGCGCCATCGATCCCGGCCACACCCTCAGCTACGGACAGGTCGCCAACCGCGTCGGCGCACCAGGCGCCGCCCAGGCGGTCGGACAAGCGCTGGGCCGCAACCCGATTCCGCTCATCATCCCGTGCCACCGCGTGCTCGCCGCCGACCACGCGCTGCATGGATTCTCCGCACCAGGCGGTATCGACACCAAACAACAGCTTCTGGCAATCGAGCGCACCTCTGGGTTCGGCGAGCCGACGCTGTTCTGA
- a CDS encoding Rv0361 family membrane protein, with the protein MTEQQPTAGEDEIIRVDQTDKRSAVPFVAAAAVAVIVLVGIVLGGMLSPTEKNVTDSDRIVAAVRKFVDGSNNTATVPPPGTACHGFDAARSPLAGQAGPGKSVEITKLDNPMRDGDKGRVTVTTKVDGEEKTATWNLTRSGAKWLVCH; encoded by the coding sequence ATGACCGAGCAGCAGCCGACCGCGGGCGAGGACGAAATCATCCGGGTCGATCAGACCGACAAGCGTTCCGCGGTCCCTTTCGTCGCGGCGGCGGCGGTCGCGGTGATCGTGTTGGTCGGAATCGTGCTCGGCGGGATGCTGTCGCCGACTGAGAAGAATGTCACAGATTCCGACCGCATTGTCGCGGCGGTCCGCAAGTTCGTCGATGGCTCCAACAACACCGCCACGGTGCCGCCGCCCGGCACCGCATGCCATGGCTTCGACGCCGCACGTTCGCCGCTGGCCGGACAGGCGGGGCCCGGAAAGTCCGTCGAAATCACGAAACTCGACAATCCGATGAGGGACGGCGACAAGGGCAGGGTGACCGTGACCACGAAGGTCGACGGCGAGGAGAAGACGGCGACCTGGAATCTGACCAGATCCGGTGCGAAGTGGCTGGTCTGTCACTGA
- a CDS encoding RpiB/LacA/LacB family sugar-phosphate isomerase: MRISVAADERVGVAEELVGELHRRGHETVLHGALSDAERDDWAWASEAAARDVAARRTHQAVICCWTGTGASMAANKVAGIRAALCTDAATAAGARTWNDANVLALSLRSTSSAELREILDAWFSTEPSNTPEDQANIAHLTKIEHTANV; this comes from the coding sequence ATGCGGATTTCGGTGGCGGCGGACGAGCGGGTAGGAGTGGCCGAGGAATTGGTCGGCGAGTTGCACAGGCGCGGACACGAAACCGTACTGCACGGCGCACTGTCCGACGCGGAACGCGACGACTGGGCCTGGGCGAGCGAAGCGGCCGCACGCGACGTCGCGGCACGCCGCACCCACCAGGCCGTCATCTGCTGCTGGACCGGCACCGGCGCCTCGATGGCCGCCAACAAGGTCGCGGGCATCCGCGCGGCACTCTGCACCGATGCCGCGACCGCGGCAGGCGCCCGCACCTGGAACGACGCGAACGTCCTCGCTCTGAGCCTGCGTTCGACCTCCAGCGCCGAACTCCGCGAAATCCTCGACGCCTGGTTCAGCACCGAACCGAGCAATACCCCCGAGGACCAGGCAAACATCGCCCATCTCACCAAGATCGAGCACACCGCCAACGTCTGA
- a CDS encoding FAD-dependent oxidoreductase — protein MTQAASSGPDAHTAGTRPLRIAIVGAGPAGIYAADALMKSDAEVSIDLFERMPAPFGLIRYGVAPDHPRIKGIITALHKVLDKPQVRLLGNIDYGTDITLDDLRTFYDAVIFSTGANADRALDVPGIGLDGSFGAADFVSWYDGHPDVPRTWPLDAEKVAVLGVGNVALDVARVLAKTGDELLPTEIPPNVYKGLKNNKAVEVHVFGRRGPAQAKFTPLELRELDHSPTIEVIVDPEDIDYDEGSEAARRHSKQVDMVANTLEQWAIRDVGDRPHKLFLHFFESPSEVLGEDGKVVGLRTERTQLDGTGNVKGTGVFKDWDIQAVYRAVGYLSQNLTNLPFDDQAGTVPNEAGRVIADENADGADRYLPGTYVTGWIKRGPVGLIGHTKGDANETVACLLDDSTSFTPAAAPELDAVTEFLEGKGIPFTTWQGWYRLDAHERALGEPEGRERVKVVEREDMLRASEPHKV, from the coding sequence ATGACGCAAGCTGCCTCCTCCGGGCCGGACGCGCACACCGCAGGGACCCGCCCGCTCCGCATCGCGATCGTGGGCGCAGGACCGGCCGGGATCTACGCCGCCGACGCGTTGATGAAATCCGACGCAGAGGTGAGCATCGACCTGTTCGAACGCATGCCTGCGCCGTTCGGGCTGATCCGGTACGGCGTCGCGCCGGACCATCCGCGGATCAAGGGCATCATCACCGCCCTGCACAAGGTGCTCGACAAGCCGCAGGTGCGACTGCTGGGCAACATCGACTACGGCACCGACATCACCCTCGACGACCTGCGCACCTTCTACGACGCGGTGATCTTCTCCACCGGAGCCAATGCCGACCGTGCCCTGGACGTCCCCGGCATCGGCCTGGACGGTTCGTTCGGCGCGGCGGACTTCGTGTCCTGGTACGACGGGCACCCCGACGTACCGCGCACCTGGCCACTGGACGCGGAGAAAGTCGCGGTCCTCGGCGTCGGCAACGTCGCACTCGACGTGGCGCGTGTGCTGGCCAAGACCGGCGACGAACTGCTGCCCACCGAGATCCCGCCGAACGTCTACAAGGGGTTGAAGAACAACAAGGCCGTCGAGGTCCACGTCTTCGGCCGCCGTGGACCCGCCCAGGCCAAGTTCACCCCGCTCGAGCTGCGCGAGCTCGACCACTCGCCGACCATCGAGGTCATCGTCGACCCCGAAGACATCGACTACGACGAAGGCTCCGAAGCCGCGCGCCGCCACTCCAAGCAGGTCGACATGGTCGCCAACACCCTCGAGCAGTGGGCCATCCGCGACGTCGGCGACCGACCGCACAAGCTGTTCCTGCACTTCTTCGAGTCCCCGTCCGAGGTGCTCGGCGAAGACGGCAAGGTCGTGGGCCTGCGCACCGAGCGCACCCAGCTCGACGGCACCGGCAACGTCAAAGGCACCGGCGTCTTCAAGGACTGGGACATCCAGGCGGTCTACCGCGCCGTCGGCTATCTGTCGCAGAACCTGACCAACCTGCCCTTCGACGACCAGGCCGGCACCGTGCCGAACGAGGCCGGTCGCGTGATCGCCGACGAGAACGCCGACGGCGCCGACCGCTACCTGCCTGGCACCTACGTCACCGGCTGGATCAAGCGTGGTCCCGTCGGCCTGATCGGCCACACCAAGGGCGACGCCAACGAGACCGTGGCCTGCCTGCTCGACGACAGCACGAGCTTCACCCCGGCCGCCGCACCGGAGCTTGACGCCGTCACCGAGTTCCTCGAGGGCAAGGGCATCCCGTTCACCACCTGGCAAGGCTGGTACCGCCTGGATGCCCACGAGCGCGCGCTCGGCGAGCCGGAGGGCCGGGAGCGGGTCAAAGTCGTCGAGCGCGAGGACATGCTCCGTGCCAGCGAGCCACACAAGGTCTGA
- a CDS encoding TetR/AcrR family transcriptional regulator — MGWRAVRRPARRLPALPRLGVADTGLDAWWARVNRREEIVDVAERLLERNGPNGVTMRQVAEQLGIQAPSLYKHVSGKADIEVALQQRALQRLTAALQPAEDLQALAAAYRRWALEHPRLYEFAARTPLTRDRIEPGLEVAAAAPLLRMTGGDQVGARALWGIAHGLVDLELADRFPADADLDAVWARAVAAFNPS, encoded by the coding sequence ATGGGATGGCGGGCTGTCCGTCGTCCTGCTCGTCGCCTACCTGCTCTGCCGCGGCTGGGCGTCGCCGACACCGGCCTGGACGCCTGGTGGGCGCGGGTGAACCGGCGCGAGGAGATCGTCGACGTGGCCGAGCGGTTGCTCGAGCGGAATGGCCCGAACGGCGTCACCATGCGCCAGGTGGCCGAGCAGTTGGGCATCCAGGCACCATCGCTGTACAAGCACGTGTCAGGCAAGGCCGACATCGAGGTGGCGTTGCAGCAGCGGGCGCTACAACGCCTCACCGCGGCACTGCAACCAGCCGAAGACCTGCAGGCCCTCGCGGCAGCATATCGCCGGTGGGCGCTGGAACACCCCAGGCTGTACGAGTTCGCCGCCCGGACGCCGCTGACCCGGGATCGGATCGAACCAGGGCTCGAAGTCGCCGCTGCCGCCCCGTTGCTGCGGATGACAGGTGGCGACCAGGTCGGTGCCCGGGCGTTGTGGGGAATAGCGCATGGGCTGGTGGATCTCGAACTGGCAGACCGCTTCCCAGCCGACGCGGACCTGGACGCGGTGTGGGCGCGCGCAGTGGCTGCGTTCAACCCGTCCTGA
- a CDS encoding O-succinylhomoserine sulfhydrylase, whose translation MITGGAIDRPLPEGVGPATLGVRGGLRRSGFEETAEALYLTSGFVYESAEAAEAAFTGDVEHFVYSRYGNPTVAMFEERMRLIDGAEACFATASGMSAVFTALGALLGAGDRLVAARSLFGSCFVVCNEILPRWGVETVFVDGEDLDQWEQALSVPTQAVFFETPANPMQTLVDVRRVTELAHAAGAKVVLDNVFATPLLQRGFELGADVVVYSGTKHIDGQGRVLGGAILGAADYIDGPVKMLMRHTGPALSPFNAWTLLKGLETMPLRVRHSAESALRIARFLADNTAVSWVRYPFLESHPQHALATTQMSAGGTVVTFELKAPENEAKKRAFEVLNRLRIVDISNNLGDAKSLITHPATTTHRAMGPEGRATIGLSDGVVRISVGLEDVEDLLGDLDQALG comes from the coding sequence GTGATCACCGGTGGTGCGATCGACCGGCCGCTGCCGGAGGGTGTCGGTCCCGCGACGCTCGGTGTGCGGGGTGGACTGCGGCGCTCAGGTTTCGAGGAAACCGCCGAGGCGCTCTACCTGACCTCTGGCTTCGTCTACGAGAGCGCCGAGGCCGCCGAGGCTGCCTTCACCGGCGACGTCGAGCATTTCGTCTACTCCCGTTACGGCAACCCGACCGTCGCCATGTTCGAGGAGCGGATGCGGCTGATCGACGGCGCCGAAGCGTGTTTCGCGACCGCGAGCGGAATGTCCGCGGTGTTCACCGCTCTCGGTGCGCTGCTCGGCGCAGGCGATCGACTCGTCGCCGCGCGCAGTCTGTTCGGCTCCTGCTTCGTGGTGTGCAACGAGATCCTGCCGCGCTGGGGCGTGGAGACCGTCTTCGTCGACGGCGAGGATCTGGACCAGTGGGAACAGGCGCTGTCGGTGCCCACCCAGGCGGTGTTCTTCGAGACGCCCGCCAACCCGATGCAGACGCTGGTCGATGTGCGCCGGGTGACCGAGCTGGCGCATGCGGCGGGCGCGAAAGTGGTGCTGGACAACGTCTTCGCCACACCACTGCTGCAACGCGGTTTCGAACTGGGTGCCGACGTGGTGGTCTACTCCGGCACCAAGCACATCGACGGGCAGGGGCGGGTGCTCGGCGGTGCCATTCTCGGTGCCGCGGACTACATCGACGGTCCGGTGAAAATGCTGATGCGTCATACCGGTCCGGCGCTGAGCCCGTTCAATGCGTGGACGCTGCTCAAGGGGCTGGAGACGATGCCGCTGCGGGTGCGCCATTCGGCGGAGTCGGCGCTGCGGATCGCCCGCTTCCTGGCGGACAACACGGCCGTCAGCTGGGTGCGGTACCCGTTCCTGGAATCGCATCCGCAGCACGCTCTGGCCACCACTCAGATGAGTGCGGGCGGCACCGTGGTCACCTTCGAGCTGAAGGCACCTGAGAACGAGGCGAAGAAGCGCGCTTTCGAGGTGCTGAACCGGTTGCGGATCGTGGACATCTCCAACAACCTCGGCGACGCCAAATCCCTGATCACCCATCCCGCCACCACAACCCACCGCGCGATGGGTCCCGAGGGTCGAGCCACCATCGGCCTCTCCGACGGTGTCGTCCGCATCTCGGTAGGGCTCGAAGACGTCGAAGACCTCCTCGGCGATCTCGACCAAGCCCTGGGCTGA
- a CDS encoding MarR family winged helix-turn-helix transcriptional regulator — MTGEQELFSTAAITSFRVNGQFLAVAEELARPAGLTAAWWQVLGAVLRTPLSVAGIAREMGITRQSVQRIADLLVDKGLAEYRPNPAHRRAKLVAATEAGLATVHRIDPQHAVMSKRLAAELGPEQLALTVEVLAKLSAALDAITED; from the coding sequence ATGACCGGTGAGCAGGAGCTGTTCAGCACGGCGGCGATCACGTCGTTCCGTGTGAATGGCCAATTCCTTGCGGTCGCTGAGGAACTGGCCCGACCTGCGGGTCTGACCGCGGCCTGGTGGCAGGTGCTTGGCGCGGTACTGCGCACACCGCTGTCGGTCGCGGGTATCGCACGCGAGATGGGCATCACGCGCCAGAGCGTGCAGCGTATCGCGGACCTGTTGGTGGACAAGGGACTTGCCGAATACCGTCCCAACCCTGCCCACCGCCGCGCGAAACTTGTCGCCGCTACCGAGGCAGGTCTGGCCACCGTCCACCGCATCGACCCGCAACACGCGGTGATGTCGAAACGTCTTGCGGCCGAACTCGGTCCGGAACAGCTCGCGCTGACCGTCGAAGTGCTCGCGAAGCTCTCCGCCGCGCTGGACGCGATCACGGAGGACTAG
- a CDS encoding rhodanese-like domain-containing protein, with translation MSYAGDITPQQAWEVLRDQPEAVLVDVRTEAEWKFVGVPDTSSIDRPTVLIEWVDSTGARNKAFVEQLKQALVDHAPDAPVVFLCRSGQRSIGAAVAATTAGYHTSYNVLEGFEGPLDEFGHRGGSGWRALGLPWRQS, from the coding sequence ATGAGTTATGCCGGTGACATCACACCCCAGCAGGCGTGGGAAGTGTTGCGGGACCAACCCGAAGCCGTCTTGGTCGACGTGCGGACGGAAGCCGAATGGAAATTTGTCGGTGTCCCCGATACGAGCTCGATCGATCGGCCGACCGTGCTGATCGAGTGGGTCGACTCCACCGGCGCGCGCAACAAAGCGTTTGTCGAGCAGCTGAAGCAGGCCCTGGTGGACCACGCCCCGGACGCCCCGGTCGTGTTCCTGTGTCGTTCCGGGCAGCGTTCGATCGGCGCGGCTGTCGCCGCGACCACCGCGGGCTACCACACTTCCTACAACGTGCTCGAAGGCTTCGAAGGTCCCCTCGACGAATTCGGGCATCGCGGCGGCTCCGGCTGGCGTGCGCTCGGACTACCCTGGCGGCAGTCGTGA
- a CDS encoding amidohydrolase family protein, which translates to MFDAHLHIFDPRFPLAENEGYLPDPFTIADYRKRMARFDVGGGAVVSGSFQGTDQSYLKAALAELGDGWVGVTRLDLDATDEEIIELDRIGVRALRFNLKRAAADITGMTLQALRAYELVGWHVEVYIDGTMLGSLQPVISKLPALSVDHLGMSEEGLPFLLDLVDRGARVKATGFGRVAMNVADTLRRIHAVNPEALMFGSDLPGTRAGRPFKDSDVDLLCDVVGTDMYPVLEDNARAFYRLPARERTAPTDPAPTLPLYRPEPPTLRLHRDELPEAQAGDTIPFPAIER; encoded by the coding sequence GTGTTCGATGCCCACCTGCACATCTTCGACCCGCGGTTCCCGCTGGCCGAGAACGAGGGCTACCTGCCCGACCCGTTCACCATCGCCGACTACCGAAAGCGCATGGCGCGCTTCGACGTCGGCGGCGGCGCCGTGGTCAGCGGCTCGTTCCAGGGCACGGATCAGAGCTACCTGAAGGCCGCCCTCGCCGAACTGGGCGATGGCTGGGTCGGCGTCACCCGCCTGGACCTGGACGCCACCGACGAGGAGATCATCGAGCTGGACCGCATCGGTGTGCGCGCGCTGCGGTTCAACCTCAAACGCGCCGCCGCCGACATCACCGGGATGACGCTCCAGGCGTTGCGGGCCTACGAACTCGTCGGTTGGCACGTCGAGGTCTATATCGACGGCACCATGCTCGGCTCGCTGCAACCGGTCATTTCCAAGCTCCCCGCGCTGTCGGTCGACCATCTCGGCATGTCGGAAGAGGGTCTGCCGTTCCTGCTGGATCTCGTCGATCGAGGGGCGCGGGTCAAGGCCACCGGTTTCGGTCGAGTCGCGATGAACGTCGCCGACACGCTGCGCCGCATCCACGCGGTGAATCCCGAAGCCCTCATGTTCGGCAGCGATCTCCCCGGCACCCGCGCGGGGCGCCCATTCAAGGACTCGGACGTCGACCTCCTCTGCGATGTAGTCGGCACCGACATGTACCCGGTACTGGAAGACAACGCGCGCGCCTTCTACCGGCTCCCGGCCCGCGAGCGCACCGCCCCCACCGACCCGGCCCCGACGCTGCCGCTGTACCGTCCCGAACCGCCGACCCTCCGGCTGCACCGCGACGAACTCCCCGAAGCCCAAGCGGGAGACACAATTCCGTTCCCCGCTATCGAACGGTAG
- a CDS encoding DUF456 domain-containing protein: MQTFSDQGWYTLLVGLAILVGLVGIIVPILPGVILIFGAIAVWAFLTGGATAWIVFAICTALLVISGVVKYTWPGRKMKDAGVSNRAVFLGAILGIVGFFVIPVVGLFVGFVLGVYLSELHRLRAGQQAWQATVHALKGVGLSMLIELFGALLATGVWVVGIIVA; the protein is encoded by the coding sequence GTGCAAACATTCTCAGATCAGGGTTGGTACACCCTACTCGTCGGCCTCGCCATTCTGGTCGGCCTCGTCGGGATCATCGTCCCGATCCTGCCGGGCGTCATCCTGATCTTCGGTGCTATCGCCGTGTGGGCCTTTCTGACCGGCGGCGCTACGGCGTGGATCGTCTTCGCGATCTGTACGGCGCTGCTCGTGATTTCCGGGGTCGTCAAGTACACCTGGCCGGGACGCAAGATGAAGGACGCGGGTGTGTCCAACCGTGCGGTCTTCCTCGGCGCGATCCTCGGCATCGTCGGGTTCTTCGTGATCCCGGTGGTCGGCCTGTTCGTCGGTTTCGTTCTCGGCGTGTACCTTTCGGAACTCCATCGCCTGCGTGCCGGCCAACAGGCCTGGCAGGCAACGGTTCACGCGCTGAAGGGCGTCGGCCTGTCCATGCTCATCGAACTCTTCGGTGCGCTGCTGGCCACCGGCGTCTGGGTCGTCGGCATCATCGTCGCCTGA
- a CDS encoding aminotransferase class V-fold PLP-dependent enzyme produces the protein MNKPSAQSADAPAEFLAAYPDYESTSSLDHIRKEQYSYLDQNGLVYLDFAGAGLAATAQYRSHQDRLSENCFGNPHSENPTSRAATELVDQARRAVLAHLNAAPDEYCAIFTANASSACRIVGEAYPFARGSRFVMTSDNHNSIIGMREFARAKRAEVAHVPISTPDLRTTDEAVHAALSNRPRLQFPGVSRKSKPDRRGLFAFPAQSNFTGVQHPLDWVELAHRHGYDVLLDAAAYLPTNELDLSVVRADFVPISWYKLFGYPTGVGCLVARREALARLRRPWFAGGTIAAVSVQGDWHMLTDDESAYEDGTLNFLSIPDVTFGIDWLREVGVDLVHRRVVCLAGWFLDRLRSLTHDNGASMIRIYGPQDTVRRGGTVTFNFLDPDGIVVDERLVATESAAAGFSIRTGCFCNPGAGEGAFDIQLPILRRLFGAHLPTIEEYVTVLGLPSGGAIRVSFGTPSNIQDVERFLGFAEDTYRNRPATVDGLRPRERC, from the coding sequence ATGAACAAGCCCAGTGCGCAGTCAGCTGACGCCCCGGCGGAATTCCTTGCCGCATATCCCGACTACGAGTCCACAAGTTCGCTCGATCACATACGTAAGGAGCAGTACTCGTACCTGGACCAGAACGGTCTGGTGTACCTCGACTTCGCGGGAGCCGGGCTCGCCGCGACAGCACAATACCGATCGCACCAGGACCGGCTTTCCGAGAACTGTTTCGGTAACCCGCATTCGGAGAATCCGACCTCGCGGGCAGCGACCGAATTGGTAGACCAGGCACGTCGTGCGGTGCTCGCGCACCTGAATGCCGCACCTGACGAATACTGCGCGATCTTCACTGCCAATGCGAGTTCGGCCTGCCGGATCGTCGGCGAGGCCTATCCGTTCGCGCGTGGTTCGCGCTTCGTCATGACCTCGGACAACCACAACTCGATTATCGGAATGCGAGAATTCGCCAGGGCGAAACGAGCCGAGGTGGCGCATGTTCCGATCAGCACGCCCGATCTGCGAACGACGGATGAGGCCGTGCACGCCGCATTGAGCAACCGCCCGCGGTTACAGTTCCCCGGCGTCTCCAGGAAAAGCAAGCCGGATAGGCGCGGTTTGTTCGCCTTTCCGGCGCAGAGCAATTTCACCGGAGTCCAACATCCGCTCGACTGGGTAGAGCTGGCGCACCGGCACGGCTACGACGTACTGCTGGACGCGGCCGCATATCTCCCCACCAACGAACTGGACCTGAGTGTCGTACGAGCCGATTTCGTGCCGATCAGCTGGTACAAGCTCTTCGGCTACCCGACCGGGGTCGGATGCCTGGTCGCACGCCGGGAGGCGCTGGCCAGGCTGCGCAGGCCGTGGTTCGCGGGCGGCACTATCGCGGCCGTGAGCGTCCAGGGCGACTGGCATATGCTGACCGACGACGAAAGCGCCTACGAAGACGGGACGCTGAATTTCCTGTCCATTCCGGATGTCACCTTCGGGATCGACTGGTTGCGGGAAGTCGGCGTCGACCTGGTGCACCGCCGGGTCGTGTGTCTGGCCGGATGGTTTCTCGACCGGCTGCGGTCGCTGACACACGACAACGGTGCGTCGATGATCCGTATCTACGGACCGCAGGACACGGTCCGTCGCGGGGGCACGGTCACGTTCAATTTCCTCGACCCGGACGGTATCGTCGTCGACGAGCGCTTGGTCGCCACCGAGTCCGCGGCAGCGGGCTTCTCCATCCGCACGGGTTGTTTCTGCAACCCAGGTGCGGGCGAAGGGGCCTTCGATATCCAGTTGCCCATATTGCGGCGCCTGTTCGGAGCACACCTCCCGACCATCGAGGAATACGTCACCGTGCTGGGTCTACCGAGCGGCGGTGCCATCCGGGTGTCGTTCGGGACACCGTCGAATATTCAGGACGTCGAGCGATTCCTCGGCTTCGCTGAAGACACGTACCGGAACCGGCCTGCGACGGTGGACGGCCTGCGACCTCGGGAACGATGCTGA
- a CDS encoding HAD-IIA family hydrolase, with amino-acid sequence MDGVLVHEDHLVPGADEFLAELRANETPFLVLTNNSIRTPRDMQARLRHSGLDIPEEAIWTSALATATFLNEQRPNGTAYVVGESGLTTALHEIGYVLTDSAPDYVVLGETRTYSFEAITTAIRLVERGARFIATNPDPTGPSREGSLPATGSVAALITRATGRDPYYVGKPNPLMMRSALRRIGAHSQSTVMIGDRMDTDVISGLEAGMRTILVTTGISTRASFEAYPYRPTMVLDSVADLVGRTKSPFAT; translated from the coding sequence ATGGACGGGGTGCTGGTGCACGAGGACCATCTGGTGCCCGGCGCCGACGAGTTCCTCGCCGAGCTGCGTGCCAACGAGACGCCGTTCCTGGTGTTGACCAACAATTCGATCCGCACGCCGAGGGACATGCAGGCACGGCTGCGCCACTCCGGCCTCGACATCCCGGAGGAGGCGATCTGGACCTCCGCGCTGGCCACCGCCACCTTTCTGAACGAGCAGCGCCCCAACGGAACCGCCTACGTGGTGGGTGAATCCGGGCTGACCACCGCGCTACACGAGATCGGCTACGTGCTCACCGACAGCGCTCCGGACTACGTGGTCCTCGGCGAAACCCGGACCTACTCCTTCGAGGCGATCACCACGGCGATCCGGCTGGTCGAACGCGGCGCCCGCTTCATCGCGACCAACCCGGACCCCACCGGCCCTTCCCGTGAGGGCTCACTGCCCGCGACCGGTTCGGTGGCCGCGCTGATCACCCGCGCCACCGGTCGCGACCCGTATTACGTCGGCAAGCCGAACCCTCTGATGATGCGTTCCGCGCTTCGCCGCATCGGCGCCCACTCCCAGTCCACCGTGATGATCGGCGACCGCATGGACACCGACGTCATCTCCGGCCTGGAAGCCGGCATGCGTACCATCCTGGTCACCACAGGCATCTCCACCCGCGCGTCCTTCGAGGCGTACCCCTACCGGCCGACCATGGTGCTGGATTCCGTCGCCGACCTCGTCGGCCGAACCAAGTCCCCGTTCGCCACCTGA
- a CDS encoding type 1 glutamine amidotransferase family protein, with protein MRTKTVHLAVYDTLADWEVGAATAHINKSSWHREPGTWQVTTVGLTAEPITTMGGMRIVPDVVLADLAPADSAMLILPGAETWEGEELVPFARKARELVAAGVPVAAICGATFGLAKEGLLDTRRHTSNVAEYLLYSGYSGGDHYVSEPAVTDGDVITASASAPFEFAREVLGRLGIYEPHVLDGWYRLFAHADPAGYAVLAEYEAQRAAQVG; from the coding sequence ATGCGAACCAAGACAGTTCACCTGGCCGTTTACGACACCCTGGCCGACTGGGAGGTCGGGGCGGCCACTGCGCACATCAACAAGTCGAGCTGGCATCGGGAGCCGGGGACGTGGCAGGTCACGACGGTCGGCCTGACCGCGGAGCCGATCACGACGATGGGTGGGATGCGCATCGTGCCGGACGTCGTGCTCGCCGACCTCGCGCCCGCCGACAGCGCGATGCTGATCCTGCCCGGTGCGGAGACCTGGGAGGGCGAGGAGCTGGTGCCGTTCGCGCGCAAGGCGCGTGAACTCGTAGCGGCGGGTGTTCCGGTCGCCGCCATCTGTGGCGCCACCTTCGGCCTGGCCAAGGAAGGTCTGCTCGATACCCGCAGACACACGAGCAACGTCGCGGAATACCTGCTCTACAGCGGCTATTCGGGCGGTGATCACTATGTGAGCGAGCCCGCCGTCACCGACGGTGACGTGATCACGGCCAGCGCGAGCGCGCCGTTCGAGTTCGCGCGCGAGGTGCTCGGAAGGCTCGGCATATACGAACCGCACGTTCTCGACGGCTGGTATCGACTGTTCGCGCATGCCGATCCGGCAGGCTACGCGGTGCTCGCGGAGTACGAGGCGCAGCGGGCGGCGCAGGTCGGATGA